From Aspergillus chevalieri M1 DNA, chromosome 4, nearly complete sequence, a single genomic window includes:
- the SUV3 gene encoding ATP-dependent RNA helicase SUV3 (BUSCO:EOG092629FB;~COG:A;~EggNog:ENOG410PIPB;~InterPro:IPR027417,IPR041082,IPR001650,IPR022192;~PFAM:PF18147,PF00271,PF12513;~go_function: GO:0016817 - hydrolase activity, acting on acid anhydrides [Evidence IEA]), with amino-acid sequence MQSWACRGSCRLLRAVQPQYRPAAWRTFATTPALQRSTQAQKRSKKRQRIESAKNPSGRLALGGVTQSMRKSVSSQDFSVVVASILHEIKQGLGPDDSILEKWPNFERSVLNACKVDDKSPSGKSTPLRELKLSLQRTYLIRGLSGLREDIEYRLFAEDLTAKYSLPNIEHQKKVADLRFPAEWYGQARAMQRTIHLHVGPTNSGKTYHALKRLESCKNGFYAGPLRLLAQEVYQRFKASGVSCSLITGDDVQIPEGSAPTIVSNTVEMANLGKTYEVGVIDEIQMIADPRRGWAWTRAVLGARATELHLCGEARAVPLIRELAALTGDNLEIHRYERLNPLKVMDKSLEGSLRNLQKGDCVVAFSRLGIHALKADIEKHTGRRAAIVYGGLPAEIRTQQASLFNDPNNDYDYLVASDAIGMGLNLSIKRVVFETLIKRLPGCLQKLSVSEIKQIAGRAGRYRSAAQTKGKGGNARSESNIGLVTSLEDIDLPQIKEALSAEPPPITVAGLFPPDAAIQKFSAYFPRNTPFQYVLRRLMELTQVSPLFFMCDPQSQLENAELIDTVEGLRVEDQLALMAAPMHLRDPRGVQASRAFAKCIAEHTNGRLLDIPELNLEVLESPVSGDKGYLHELEVLHKSVILYAWLSFRIGGVFTDRTLASHVKQLVEERMVRALTEFSANKQLRKDASLHRQIALQKQIQEQRRIMSAANIDSAAASDLTSSRVTHSSVPDEAADHASDNAPEDIRTSDDVTDDHKTSENDPLGEEEGDIPEEDLTDDSLPDDFADKRLEK; translated from the exons ATGCAGTCATGGGCCTGCAGAGGCAGTTGTCGCCTGCTTCGCGCTGTCCAACCCCAGTATCGTCCGGCAGCATGGCGAACATTTGCGACAACGCCGGCGCTGCAGAGATCAACTCAAGCGCAGAAGCGAAGTAAGAAGAGACAGCGAATTGAAAGTGCTAAAAAT CCATCTGGAAGACTGGCCCTCGGTGGCGTCACACAATCCATGAGGAAAAGTGTCAGCTCTCAAGATTTTAGCGTTGTTGTCGCATCTATCCTGCATGAAATCAAACAGGGACTGGGACCGGACGATTCGATACTAGAAAAATGGCCGAACTTTGAACGATCAGTGTTAAATGCCTGTAAGGTAGATGATAAATCCCCAAGCGGGAAGTCTACCCCCCTCAGGGAATTGAAGCTATCGCTACAGAGGACCTACCTTATCCGAGGCCTTTCAGGATTGAGAGAGGACATAGAATATCGATTATTTGCGGAAGACCTTACTGCGAAGTATTCGCTGCCGAACATAGAGCATCAGAAAAAGGTGGCCGATTTACGATTTCCAGCAGAGTGGTACGGGCAAGCGCGCGCCATGCAACGGACGATTCATTTACACGTTGGACCAACAAACTCGGGAAAGACCTATCATGCGTTGAAGCGGTTAGAGAGTTGCAAAAACGGGTTCTATGCGGGGCCGCTGCGGCTTCTTGCGCAGGAGGTGTATCAAAGGTTCAAGGCAAGTGGTGTGTCGTGCAGTCTCATCACTGGCGATGACGTGCAGATTCCGGAGGGATCGGCTCCGACGATTGTGAGCAACACAGTCGAGATGGCCAATCTGGGCAAGACATACGAGGTTGGTGTTATCGACGAGATCCAGATGATCGCAGATCCTAGACGTGGATGGGCTTGGACGCGCGCCGTTCTTGGAGCCCGTGCGACTGAATTACATCTCTGTGGTGAAGCAAGAGCCGTACCTCTTATTCGCGAACTAGCTGCTCTTACGGGCGACAACCTTGAGATTCACCGCTATGAGCGACTCAACCCTCTTAAAGTTATGGACAAGAGTTTGGAAGGCAGTCTGAGAAACCTGCAGAAAGGCGATTGTGTGGTTGCTTTCTCTCGTCTGGGCATCCATGCATTGAAAGCAGACATCGAGAAACACACCGGGAGGCGTGCGGCTATTGTCTACGGAGGTTTACCGGCAGAAATCCGGACACAGCAGGCCAGTCTTTTTAATGACCCGAACAATGATTATGATTACCTCGTTGCTAGCGATGCCATTGGGATGGGTCTTAATCT GAGTATTAAACGTGTTGTTTTTGAGACTCTGATCAAGAGGCTCCCCGGCTGTCTGCAAAAACTCAGCGTGTCTGAAATCAAGCAGATTGCAGGGCGAGCCGGTCGTTATCGCTCTGCCGCGCAGACCAAAGGCAAAGGGGGAAATGCCAGAAGTGAATCAAACATTGGCCTCGTGACTTCATTGGAAGATATTGATCTTCCACAAATTAAGGAAGCACTGTCTGCTGAACCTCCTCCGATCACCGTTGCCGGTCTTTTCCCTCCAGATGCTGCCATTCAGAAATTTTCTGCCTATTTCCCGCGCAACACACCTTTCCAGTACGTACTCAGGCGCTTAATGGAGCTTACGCAGGTCAGCCCGCTATTCTTCATGTGTGATCCTCAGAGCCAGCTTGAGAACGCCGAGCTCATTGACACTGTGGAGGGCCTACGCGTTGAGGATCAGCTAGCTTTGATGGCAGCTCCCATGCACTTACGAGACCCAAGGGGTGTTCAGGCTTCCCGTGCATTTGCAAAGTGCATAGCCGAGCATACCAATGGTCGTCTGTTGGACATTCCAGAGCTGAATTTGGAGGTCTTGGAAAGTCCGGTATCAGGTGACAAAGGATATTTGCATGAACTGGAAGTCTTGCATAAGTCTGTCATTCTATACGCTTGGTTGAGTTTCCGAATCGGCGGAGTGTTCACCGACCGAACTCTTGCCTCCCATGTCAAGCAACTGGTCGAAGAACGGATGGTCAGAGCCTTGACTGAGTTCTCTGCAAACAAGCAACTCAGAAAAGACGCATCCCTTCACCGACAAATCGCTTTGCAGAAGCAGATTCAGGAACAGAGACGAATAATGTCTGCGGCAAACATTGACTCTGCCGCGGCTAGTGACTTAACTTCGTCCAGAGTAACTCATTCCAGTGTCCCTGACGAGGCCGCCGACCATGCCTCGGACAATGCCCCAGAAGATATCAGAACTTCCGATGACGTTACTGATGACCATAAAACCTCGGAAAATGATCCGttgggagaagaagaaggagataTCCCGGAAGAAGATCTTACGGATGACTCTTTGCCCGACGATTTTGCCGATAAAAGGCTTGAAAAATGA
- the PRP22 gene encoding putative RNA helicase-like splicing factor (HRH1) (COG:A;~EggNog:ENOG410PGGT;~InterPro:IPR011709,IPR027417,IPR022967,IPR003029, IPR014001,IPR001650,IPR007502,IPR002464,IPR012340;~PFAM:PF04408,PF07717,PF00575,PF00271;~go_function: GO:0003676 - nucleic acid binding [Evidence IEA];~go_function: GO:0004386 - helicase activity [Evidence IEA]) → MDDLQSLELFSLVSRITGELQNHLGVNDKTLAEFVIDQHLSCGSFAEFKAKLEDMGAEFPQSLMESIDRLVLTMHPKYKSKKTETAGESTGDDDMDMLGELEKKARVFKGLAVPDKVPSWEQEERNAVDEGDAKADAMDDTFAMLEGLAGKAQEDKSRPTRDERKRRSRSPDYDDYDRGRPRQNRYRSRSRSRSTRRSRRDDNVDEFGRSLGKYSSRDEKYRNGLGERRKKRDRYDDDDDFRRLPPVELDDHPILYKVYDGRVTGVKDFGAFVNLQGVKGKVDGLVHVSAMQEGVRVNHPSDLVSRGQPLKVKVISIQGSRIGLSMKEVDQVTGMDLVPQRRLASGANMERLDGYSADDRYGNLSSDVPVIEDSDGRPMRNRKRLTSPERWEIKQLIASGAVSAADYPDIDEEYHATLTGEGTFEEEEDVDIEVRDEEPPFLAGQTKMSLELSPIRVVKAPDGSLNRSAMAGTGLAKERRDMRQQEARDKAAEQAAEVDLNAQWQDPMVAPEERKFAADLRSAQQPKPDDSVPEWKRVTMGKNQSFGKRTTMSMKQQRESLPVFKFRKQLLDAVRDNQLLIVVGDTGSGKTTQLTQYLAEGGYGNNGIIGCTQPRRVAAMSVAKRVAEEVGCRLGAEVGYTIRFEDCTSPETKIKYMTDGMLQREVLLDPDLKKYSVIMLDEAHERTIATDVLFGLLKKTIKRRSDLRLIVTSATLDADKFSEYFNQCPIFSIPGRTFPVEIMYSKEPESDYLDAALITVMQIHLTEPSGDILVFLTGQEEIDTACEILYERMKALGPTVPELVILPVYSALPGEMQSRIFEPAPEGGRKVVIATNIAETSITIDQIYYVIDPGFVKQNAYDPKLGMDSLVVTPVSQAQAKQRAGRAGRTGPGKCFRLYTEAAYQSEMLPTTIPEIQRQNLSHTILMLKAMGINDLLHFDFMDPPPTNTMLTALEELYALSALDDEGLLTRLGRKMADFPMEPALAKVLIASVEMGCSEEMLSIVAMLSVQSVFYRPKEKQQQADQKKSKFHDPHGDHLTLLNVYNGWKNSKFNNAWCYENFIQARQIRRAQDVRQQLMGIMDRYRHRIISCGRNTIKVRQALCTGFFRNAARKDPQEGYKTLVEGTPVYMHPSSALFGKPSEHVIYHTLVLTTKEYMHCTTSIEPKWLVEAAPTFFKVAPTDRLSKRKKAERIQPLHNRFGGEDDWRLSAQKRQGRGGGGGTWG, encoded by the coding sequence ATGGACGACCTCCAGTCGCTGGAGCTTTTTTCGCTCGTGTCGCGAATCACAGGCGAACTCCAAAACCACCTGGGTGTTAATGACAAAACCCTCGCAGAATTCGTAATTGACCAACACCTATCATGCGGTTCGTTCGCGGAGTTCAAAGCAAAACTCGAAGATATGGGTGCGGAATTCCCGCAGAGTTTGATGGAGAGTATCGACCGCCTAGTCCTGACGATGCATCCGAAGTACAAGTCGAAGAAGACGGAAACGGCAGGCGAATCGAccggtgatgatgatatggACATGCTTGGtgagttggagaagaaagcgCGTGTGTTCAAGGGCCTTGCTGTGCCAGATAAAGTGCCGAGTTGGGAACAGGAAGAGCGGAATGCCGTTGATGAGGGTGACGCCAAGGCCGATGCTATGGATGATACATTTGCGATGTTGGAAGGGTTAGCAGGGAAAGCACAAGAAGACAAGAGTCGGCCAACGAGAGATGAGCGCAAAAGACGAAGCAGAAGCCCGGATTACGACGACTACGACCGCGGACGGCCACGACAGAACAGGTATCGCTCACGATCGAGGTCACGCAGCACTCGTCGCAGCAGGAGAGACGATAATGTCGACGAGTTTGGACGTTCATTGGGAAAATACAGCAGCAGGGACGAGAAGTACCGGAATGGGCTTGGCGAACGACGAAAAAAACGTGACCGctacgacgatgatgacgacttCCGGCGATTACCGCCCGTTGAGTTGGATGACCACCCAATTCTCTATAAAGTATACGATGGCCGTGTGACGGGTGTGAAGGATTTCGGTGCTTTTGTCAACCTCCAGGGCGTGAAAGGAAAAGTGGATGGGCTTGTACACGTCTCTGCCATGCAGGAGGGAGTGCGAGTAAATCATCCGTCCGACTTGGTCTCGCGCGGTCAACCACTCAAGGTCAAAGTTATCAGCATACAGGGTTCGCGCATTGGATTGTCGATGAAGGAAGTCGACCAGGTGACTGGTATGGATCTCGTGCCACAACGGAGGCTTGCATCAGGGGCAAATATGGAACGCCTTGATGGTTATTCTGCGGATGATAGATATGGAAACCTGAGTTCGGACGTACCGGTTATCGAGGACTCAGATGGCAGACCAATGAGAAACCGCAAACGCCTGACATCTCCGGAGAGATGGGAAATCAAGCAATTGATTGCTTCCGGCGCTGTCTCTGCTGCTGACTACCCCGATATCGACGAAGAATACCATGCCACCCTTACTGGCGAGGGCACTttcgaagaggaagaggatgttgacaTTGAGGTCCGAGATGAGGAGCCTCCTTTCCTGGCTGGCCAGACTAAGATGTCACTGGAGCTCTCTCCCATTCGAGTCGTGAAAGCACCGGACGGTTCCCTGAACAGATCTGCCATGGCAGGTACTGGTCTGGCTAAAGAGCGCAGAGATATGCGACAACAAGAAGCTAGGGATAAGGCGGCTGAGCAGGCTGCTGAGGTTGATCTGAATGCGCAGTGGCAGGACCCGATGGTTGCGCCTGAAGAACGTAAATTTGCCGCTGATCTTCGCTCTGCTCAGCAACCTAAGCCAGATGACTCCGTTCCTGAGTGGAAAAGGGTTACTATGGGCAAGAATCAGTCTTTTGGCAAGAGGACCACCATGTCTATGAAGCAGCAGCGGGAAAGTTTGCCCGTCTTTAAATTCCGCAAACAGCTGCTTGACGCGGTCCGTGATAATCAGTTGTTGATCGTCGTTGGAGACACTGGCTCAGGAAAGACGACTCAGCTGACACAGTACCTTGCCGAAGGTGGATATGGGAACAATGGCATTATCGGCTGTACCCAGCCCCGTCGTGTCGCAGCCATGTCCGTCGCAAAACGTGTGGCCGAAGAAGTTGGCTGTAGGCTCGGAGCAGAAGTTGGATACACAATTCGTTTTGAAGATTGCACGAGCCCGGAAACCAAGATCAAGTATATGACTGATGGTATGCTCCAAAGAGAAGTTCTCTTGGATCCAGACTTGAAGAAGTACTCCGTGATTATGCTTGACGAGGCCCACGAGAGAACCATTGCAACGGATGTGCTTTTCGGATTGCTCAAGAAGACTATCAAGAGGAGGTCCGATCTTAGACTGATTGTGACGTCCGCTACTCTGGATGCTGACAAGTTCTCCGAGTATTTCAATCAGTGTCCGATTTTCTCCATTCCCGGTCGGACATTCCCTGTCGAGATTATGTATTCCAAAGAGCCAGAGTCGGATTACCTGGATGCAGCCCTCATTACTGTCATGCAGATTCACTTAACAGAGCCATCTGGTGACAttcttgttttcttgacTGGACAAGAGGAAATTGACACGGCCTGCGAAATTCTATATGAACGGATGAAAGCATTAGGTCCCACCGTACCTGAACTGGTCATTCTCCCTGTTTATTCTGCACTCCCAGGTGAGATGCAGAGTAGGATTTTCGAGCCGGCACCTGAGGGTGGTAGAAAGGTCGTCATTGCGACTAACATTGCCGAGACATCCATCACGATCGACCAAATCTACTACGTCATTGACCCTGGATTCGTGAAACAGAATGCTTACGACCCAAAACTTGGAATGGATTCTCTGGTTGTGACCCCTGTATCGCAGGCGCAGGCCAAACAGCGAGCTGGACGAGCTGGAAGAACCGGTCCAGGTAAATGTTTCAGGTTGTATACCGAAGCGGCTTACCAATCCGAAATGCTGCCAACTACGATCCCCGAAATCCAGCGTCAAAACCTGTCGCATACCATTCTCATGCTCAAGGCCATGGGTATCAACGATTTGCTCCATTTTGATTTCATGGATCCCCCGCCGACAAATACCATGCTTACAGCTTTGGAGGAGCTGTATGCTCTTTCTGCACTTGATGATGAAGGTCTTTTGACTCGTCTGGGGCGGAAGATGGCCGATTTCCCCATGGAACCAGCGCTTGCTAAGGTCCTCATAGCGTCGGTTGAAATGGGATGCTCCGAGGAGATGCTGAGCATCGTTGCTATGCTTTCCGTACAGTCAGTCTTCTATCGTCCAAAGGAGAAACAGCAACAAGCAGACCAGAAGAAATCAAAATTCCACGATCCTCACGGCGATCATTTGACTCTGCTTAATGTATACAACGGGTGGAAGAACTCCAAGTTCAACAATGCTTGGTGTTACGAGAACTTCATCCAAGCCCGACAGATCCGCCGTGCCCAGGATGTCCGTCAGCAGCTTATGGGTATCATGGACAGATACCGCCACCGAATCATCTCTTGCGGGCGAAATACTATCAAGGTGCGTCAAGCATTGTGCACGGGTTTTTTCCGAAACGCGGCCCGCAAAGACCCTCAGGAAGGATACAAGACCCTTGTCGAAGGCACGCCTGTGTATATGCATCCCAGCTCTGCCTTATTCGGCAAGCCGTCTGAGCATGTCATCTATCACACATTGGTCCTTACGACCAAAGAGTATATGCATTGCACTACCTCTATTGAGCCGAAATGGCTTGTGGAGGCCGCACCGACCTTCTTCAAGGTGGCACCTACAGATCGTCTTTCCAAGCGCAAGAAGGCTGAGCGGATTCAGCCTTTGCATAACCGCTTTGGAGGAGAGGACGATTGGCGGCTATCTGCGCAGAAACGGCAAGGcagaggtggtggtggtggaacTTGGGGTTAA
- the SEC1 gene encoding Sec1 family protein (BUSCO:EOG09261ZJR;~COG:U;~EggNog:ENOG410PH9K;~InterPro:IPR001619,IPR043127,IPR036045,IPR043154, IPR027482;~PFAM:PF00995;~go_process: GO:0006904 - vesicle docking involved in exocytosis [Evidence IEA];~go_process: GO:0016192 - vesicle-mediated transport [Evidence IEA]), whose protein sequence is MGTSIINIQRDIILNTIRYAGGDEWKVLVVDETSRKLIYNATTEDDILNLNVTNVEQIEHRRETNPEMDALYILSPMTHIVDCLMADFERKRYRKARLVWTSVLDPQQRVRLERSQMAQEQIAEFRVMNINFYPRESHVVTFRDPWSFPVLFHPGCNHLIKNHLEELAQKVVSLCGSLGEYPVIRYYRPRVPTHEASVLCSHLARFIQNELDQFAQSQRGYPPPSSKPRGVLLVVDRSMDVYSPLLHEFTYQAMVHDLLPVQDGDKVTYKTVINEGTAKEELKEMEISDNDKVWVDYRHLHMKDVLERLGEDFAKFRRANPQFAEEDDKATVNTIKDMLAGLSEFQQGRDAYTLHLNMAQECMKHFQVHKLIEVSSVEQCFATGLDENYKKAKNLAAQLVQLLDDEAVMRSDRLRLLLLYIIYRGGLLGGDIRKLMAHAQLPPHDGEVLYNIDLLGARAEKPLKDERPPLQPLFQRKPPAPAEADETSLSRYELNVKLMLEEQIRGSLDATVFPFTRPPTDAEGIASQHTETFSSSQASLRSAKPTWARTRPSADQPKQRIIVFMAGGATHGEARACYEASQAFNKDVFLATSHMLSPGLFLRQLGDLSVDRRRLDIPAERPKPTAPAHLFEKEAPLPQPQPQQPIAKKPAPKLNPPVSNAVAMGKLSLEDAQGGTPPGTEKSDKHDKHDKHDKHKEKKEKKEKKEKKFHFFR, encoded by the exons ATGGGCACGTCAATTATCAACATCCAGCGCGATA TTATCCTGAATACAATTCGTTATGCAGGAGGCGACGAG TGGAAAGTCTTGGTCGTGGACGAGACAAGCCGGAAGTTGATCTACAATGCGACGACTGAAGATGACATTCTCAATCTCAATGTCACCA ATGTGGAACAGATCGAGCACCGGCGAGAGACGAACCCAGAGATGGATGCGCTTTATATCCTATCGCCCATGACGCATATTGTCGATTGTCTGATGGCCGACTTTGAGAGGAAGAGATACAGAAAAGCAAGATTGGTGTGGACATCAG TCCTCGATCCGCAACAACGAGTTCGGCTGGAACGATCTCAAATGGCGCAAGAACAGATCGCAGAGTTTCGGGTTATGAATATCAATTTCTATCCCAGAGAATCGCACGTGGTGACGTTTCGGGACCCCTGGAGCTTTCCGGTCTTATTCCACCCCGGCTGTAACCATTTGATTAAGAACCATCTAGAGGAACTTGCGCAAAAG GTCGTATCTCTCTGTGGCTCTCTAGGCGAGTATCCTGTGATCCGATATTATCGGCCTCGAGTACCCACACACGAGGCCAGCGTCCTGTGCTCCCATCTAGCACGGTTTATTCAAAATGAGCTGGACCAATTCGCGCAATCTCAACGGGGGTACCCACCACCGTCGTCGAAGCCGCGCGGTGTGCTTCTTGTGGTGGATCGTTCTATGGATGTGTATTCGCCCCTTCTCCACGAGTTCACCTACCAGGCCATGGTGCACGACCTGCTGCCGGTTCAAGACGGGGATAAAGTCACATACAAGACAGTTATCAATGAGGGGACCGCTAAGGAAGAACTTAAGGAGATGGAAATCAGCGACAATGACAAAGTCTGGGTTGACTATCGCCATCTCCACATGAAAGATGTGCTCGAGAGGCTGGGCGAAGACTTTGCCAAGTTCAGACGAGCTAATCCTCAGTTTGCAGAAGA AGACGACAAGGCCACCGTCAACACGATCAAGGATATGCTGGCGGGTCTTTCAGAATTCCAGCAGGGTAGAGACGCATATACGCTTCACCTGAACATGGCACAGGAGTGTATGAAACACTTTCAGGTCCATAAACTCATCGAAGTCAGTTCTGTTGAGCAGTGTTTTGCAACAGGACTTGATGAGAATTACAAGAAAGCCAAGAACCTGGCTGCACAGCTGGTGCAGTTGCTGGATGACGAGGCAGTCATGCGTTCAGACCGACTGAGACTTCTGTTACTCTACATTATATACAGAGGGGGCTTGCTGGGGGGAGACATCAGAAAACTAATGGCGCATGCGCAACTTCCACCACATGATGGAGAAGTTCTTTACAACATTGATTTGCTTGGAGCACGGGCGGAAAAGCCGCTCAAGGATGAGAGACCACCGCTACAGCCATTATTCCAGCGGAAACCTCCAGCTCCTGCCGAAGCTGACGAAACCAGTCTGTCTCGGTATGAACTAAACGTGAAACTGATGCTGGAAGAGCAAATCCGCGGAAGCTTGGACGCAACTGTTTTCCCCTTCACCCGCCCGCCAACAGACGCTGAAGGCATTGCATCTCAACATACAGAGACATTTTCATCATCGCAAGCATCCCTGCGAAGCGCGAAACCGACTTGGGCCCGAACTCGCCCCTCAGCCGATCAACCCAAGCAGCGCATTATCGTCTTCATGGCTGGCGGTGCCACTCATGGAGAAGCCCGTGCGTGCTACGAGGCTTCTCAGGCGTTCAACAAAGATGTGTTCCTGGCAACAAGTCACATGCTCAGCCCTGGTCTATTCCTGCGACAGCTGGGAGACCTGAGTGTCGACCGAAGACGCCTGGATATTCCTGCGGAGAGACCCAAACCTACTGCACCGGCTCATCTGTTCGAGAAGGAGGCCCCTCTACcacagccgcagccgcagcaaccAATTGCGAAGAAGCCGGCGCCTAAGCTCAACCCACCGGTGTCCAACGCAGTGGCTATGGGGAAGTTGTCTCTGGAAGATGCACAGGGTGGAACGCCTCCGGGCACGGAGAAATCGGACAAGCATGACAAGCACGATAAACACGACAAgcacaaggaaaagaaggagaagaaagagaagaaggaaaagaagttCCACTTCTTCCGGTAG